One segment of Hemibagrus wyckioides isolate EC202008001 linkage group LG05, SWU_Hwy_1.0, whole genome shotgun sequence DNA contains the following:
- the mrps25 gene encoding 28S ribosomal protein S25, mitochondrial: MPMKGRFPIRRTLEYLQKGEVVFKNTVKIMTVNYNTRGDLSEGARKFVFFSVPQIQYRNPWVQIMMFKNMTPSPFLRFYLDDGEQVLVDVEGKDYKEITQHVKTILGKSDKVLQAEALAKMESSNPANFGPKKYFLRECISEVEGQVPHPGLVPLPKEMTGKYRSKMAAGSED; encoded by the exons ATGCCGATGAAAGGAAGGTTCCCGATACGGCGGACATTAGAATATCTGCAGAAAGGAGAAGTAGTCTTCAAAAACACAGTGAAGATTATGACCGTGAATTACAACACGCGTGGAGACCTGAGTGAAGGCGCAAG GAAATTTGTATTCTTCTCTGTGCCACAAATCCAGTACAGAAATCCCTGGGTTCAAATAATGATGTTCAAAAATATGACTCCGTCACCTTTTCTCCGATTCTACCTTG ATGATGGAGAGCAGGTATTGGTAGACGTAGAAGGAAAGGACTATAAAGAAATAACCCAGCATGTCAAGACGATCCTGGGCAAGTCAGA TAAAGTTTTGCAAGCTGAAGCCTTAGCCAAGATGGAGTCCTCAAACCCTGCGAACTTCGGGCCCAAAAAATACTTCCTGCGAGAGTGTATAAGTGAAGTGGAAGGTCAGGTTCCTCACCCAGGCCTCGTGCCCTTGCCAAAAGAGATGACCGGCAAATACAGATCTAAAATGGCCGCCGGATCTGAGGACTAA
- the LOC131353182 gene encoding rabenosyn-5, protein MASSYSAQLDGSAEVKEGFLCPLCLKDLQSFYQLQDHYEEAHSGDNRHVSGQLRSLVQRAKKAKDKLLKRDGDERNESSYESFYYGGVDPYMWEPQELGATRSHLELFKKHRAARIDHYVIEVNKRIIRLEKLISFDRTNMDGGKIRALEKSVVPWVNDQDVPFCPDCGDRFNIRNRRHHCRLCGSIMCRKCMEFVPLPLAYKLTSGTREALCVPGSPRQGASPGGGGPTVQQTSRRGSITSLSSVSSVLEEKDEDRIRCCRHCMDALLRYQHKLEEKDHVPDIVKLYERLRMCMEKVDERAPEYIRMAESLNAGETTYNLETAAGLRLEVQKYYEHIDALSKKILTLGLKGDVPPHPKSVQLQKMVRYSATLFVQEKLLGLMSLPTKEKYEELKEKRKEEQEKKLQQERQAALEAQKRRLEIEKNRAPHSANGDAPRPAQGPRVTKGGGWLPSSTSHSANELDDPLLQQINNIESFLQQARAANRTDEAAMLEENLRQLQEEFDAQQMSRAIEMSQRQAQEEDLQRSQILHLQQRELESKTNRMDSFDLADSKNVEDYVGTWEKGGESGFEDFETSPQRKALSINSFPRLPGNSPPLQRDSCTTAPPSGEASLNPFDEDAATPVEEDASNPFNEEIQREQQQKAVAKPKEYNPFEEGEHEEQDVDTGKNPFEDDAEDEDKGNPFKETSGETPSASTNPFEDDDDGPALEDIIEEELLLQQIDNIRAYIFDAKHSGRTDEVELLSQNLRELQCTLQEQKRKAH, encoded by the exons ATGGCCTCAAGTTATTCTGCTCAGTTGGACGGCTCGGCCGAAGTGAAAGAGGGCTTCCTTTGCCCGCTGTGTCTGAAAGACCTGCAGTCCTTCTACCAGCTGCAGGATCACTACGAAGAAGCGCACTCTGGAGACAACCGCCATGTCAGCGGCCAACTCAGGA GCCTGGTTCAGAGAGCAAAGAAAGCCAAAGACAAACTCCTGAAACGGGATGGAGATGAGCGGAATGAGAGCAGCTACGAGTCCTTTTACTATGGAGGCGTGGATCCCTACATGTGGGAGCCTCAGGAACTGG GAGCCACTCGGAGTCACCTGGAACTTTTTAAGAAACACAGAGCTGCTAGGATTGATCATTATGTCATTGAGGTTAACAAGCGCATCATCCGCCTGGAGAAG CTTATTTCCTTTGATAGAACCAATATGGATGGTGGGAAGATAAGAG CACTAGAGAAGTCGGTTGTGCCATGGGTGAACGATCAGGACGTACCATTCTGCCCTGATTGCGGGGACCGATTCAACATCAGGAACAGACGTCATCACTGCCGTCTCTGTGGTTCTATCATGTGCAGAAAGTGCATGGAATTTGTGCCTCTCCCTCTGGCGT ATAAGTTAACAAGTGGCACACGAGAGGCCCTGTGTGTACCTGGCAGTCCCAGGCAGGGTGCGTCCCCTGGTGGAGGAGGCCCCACGGTGCAGCAGACCTCACGGCGTGGCTCCATCACCAGCCTCTCCTCAGTGAGCTCCGTGCTGGAGGAGAAAGACGAGGACAGAATTCGTTGCTGCCGTCACTGCATGGATGCTCTGCTGCGTTACCAGCACAAACTGGAGGAGAAGGACCACGTGCCAGACATTGTCAAACTCTATGAA AGGTTGAGGATGTGCATGGAGAAAGTGGACGAGAGGGCGCCGGAGTACATCCGCATGGCTGAGTCGCTCAA CGCTGGCGAGACCACCTATAACCTAGAAACTGCTGCTGGTCTTCGACTGGAGGTGCAGAAATACTATGAGCACATTGACGCTCTCAG TAAGAAGATTCTCACACTTGGACTGAAAGGTGACGTACCTCCCCATCCCAAATCTGTCCAACTGCAGAAGATGGTGCGCTACTCAGCGACGCTGTTTGTTCAG GAGAAGTTATTGGGCCTGATGTCTCTTCCTACTAAAGAGAAATACGAGGagctgaaagagaaaagaaaagaggaacagGAGAAGAAGCTTCAGcaggagagacag GCGGCTCTGGAAGCACAAAAGCGTAGACTGGAAATAGAGAAGAACCGTGCACCCCACAGTGCCAACGGAGACGCCCCTCGGCCCGCACAAGGCCCACGCGTGACTAAAGGCGGCGGCTGGTTGCCTTCTTCAACTTCTCACTCAGCCAATGAACTGGATGACCCGCTGCTGCAGCAGATTAACAATATTGAGTCGTTCCTCCAGCAGGCTCGAGCAGCAAATCGCACCGACGAGGCAGCCATGCTTGAGGAGAACCTGCGGCAGCTTCAGGAGGAGTTTGACGCGCAACAGATGAGCCGAGCCATCGAGATGTCGCAGCGCCAAGCCCAGGAGGAGGATCTACAAAGAAGTCAGATCCTTCATCTCCAGCAGAGGGAACTGGAGAGCAAAACGAACAGAATGGACTCATTCGATTTGGCCGATTCAAAGAACGTCGAAGACTACGTGGGAACGTGGGAGAAAGGAGGCGAGAGTGGATTTGAGGATTTTGAAACAAGTCCCCAACGCAAGGCTTTGTCAATAAACTCGTTTCCACGTTTGCCGGGTAATTCGCCACCTTTACAGCGAGATTCATGCACTACAGCTCCCCCTAGTGGAGAGGCTTCGCTAAATCCTTTTGATGAAGATGCCGCCACTCCGGTTGAAGAAGACGCCTCAAACCCTTTCAATGAAGAAATCCAGAGAGAGCAGCAGCAGAAAGCTGTCGCAAAACCCAAAGAGTACAACCCTTTCGAGGAAGGTGAGCATGAGGAGCAGGATGTAGACACCGGGAAGAACCCCTTTGAGGACGATGCTGAGGATGAGGACAAAGGCAACCCCTTTAAAGAGACGTCGGGCGAGACGCCGTCCGCTTCAACCAATCCCTTCGAAGACGATGACGACGGCCCTGCACTGGAAGATATCATCGAGGAAGAGCTGTTGCTTCAGCAGATCGATAACATCCGCGCGTACATATTCGACGCCAAGCACAGCGGGCGCACAGATGAAGTGGAGCTGCTGTCCCAAAACCTGAGGGAGCTACAGTGCACTTTACAGGAGCAGAAGAGAAAAGCGCACTGA
- the trh gene encoding pro-thyrotropin-releasing hormone — translation MRAVCLLILVSLAVFSIQCQNVPSDSGGENPTLEEVLQRAEGQLLRSILQKQEDDESANDLFPEQAEWLVKRQHPGKRQHPGKREEDDYEEEYAELQKRQHPGKREDESDLFVELQRRQHPGRRSEMEGQTSLQNDLLNGFSKRQHPGKRYEGYDKRQHPGKREAEEGAASAVDSWEVDKRQHPGKRFWDLLEVSTGSPCDVPGCRKASLLLQLLNEVKQSRANEKRQHPGKRLTAQEELEEMQ, via the exons ATGAGGGCGGTGTGTCTCCTCATCCTCGTCTCATTAGCGGTGTTCAGCATTCAGTGCCAAAATGTCCCGAGTGACTCTGGTGGAGAAAATCCGACTCTGGAAGAGGTGTTACAGCGAGCCGAGGGTCAGCTCCTGCGCTCCATCCTCCAAAAACAAGAGGACGACGAGAGCGCAAACG ATCTGTTTCCAGAGCAGGCAGAATGGTTGGTAAAAAGGCAACACCCGGGCAAGCGGCAGCATCCTGGAAAGCGCGAGGAAGACGATTATGAAGAGGAGTACGCGGAGCTTCAAAAGCGTCAGCATCCCGGGAAGCGCGAAGACGAGTCGGACTTGTTCGTGGAGCTCCAACGACGGCAACATCCGGGCAGGCGCTCAGAAATGGAAGGTCAGACATCGCTACAAAACGACCTGCTGAACGGGTTCTCCAAGAGGCAGCACCCAGGGAAGCGGTACGAAGGGTATGACAAGCGCCAGCATCCCGGCAAGCGCGAGGCGGAGGAGGGCGCAGCGAGCGCGGTGGACTCGTGGGAAGTGGACAAACGGCAACATCCTGGGAAAAGGTTCTGGGACCTTTTGGAAGTGTCCACTGGGAGTCCCTGTGATGTGCCGGGCTGCAGGAAAGCCAGTCTGCTGCTCCAGTTGCTCAATGAAGTGAAGCAAAGCCGCGCAAACGAGAAGAGGCAGCATCCCGGCAAGCGGCTGACGGCGCAGGAAGAGCTGGAGGAGATGCAATAG